One part of the Anaerolineales bacterium genome encodes these proteins:
- the mfd gene encoding transcription-repair coupling factor encodes MNEILPRIQRQPAFQELLARLQTGSPGQLGLIRSARLPVAAAIAAATQQPTLLLSQRRDRALAYFEELGFWAPAMERLYFPEPSSLFYENAPWSETARRERLAVLARLTLPAAGEGGAPFITASGRALMARTLAPAEFSAAAQRVQRGARSQPAELAAQLARLGYEAAQNVVAAGQFARRGGILDLWPMQDELPARLEYFGDELDSLRRFDPATQRTIHTIDDLLIPPAREYIAQEPLPEGLEARALNEFHIPLLHPEPAGLLDYLPQDALILIDDMDALREQVSELETQALQLRQENLEAGSLAAEHPAPYLSLSELEEMLGERTVIELGPTLAIEDAHSISGLFRPGPRFGGQLKPMMDQVERYLDAGDEVLIVSRQTPRLSDMWAERNYGAGNLADPQFAEGSLAEGWSLESAKEPRLQLLTDGEIFGWERPQPRRQPRPESAAPETPYVDLQNEELVVHIDHGIGIFRGLVEAKIEGKTREFLRVEYAGGDQLYVPVHQADRLSRYIGSRGETPTLSRLGGQEWRSTKSRVRRAVEAIAEDLLELYAKREMAQGHAYPPDTPWQHELEASFPYVETEDQLRVLAEVKQDMQNLRPMDRLVCGDAGYGKTEIALRAAFKAVMDGKQVAMLVPTTVLAQQHYETFRQRLAAFPVRIEMLSRFRDAKQQQDTIRKLAAGDMDIVIGTHRLVQADVKFKDLGLVIIDEEQRFGVAHKEHLKKLRTEVDVLTMTATPIPRTLYMALTGVRDISTINTPPEERLPIVTHVGPYSEQLVRRAVLRELDRGGQMFFVHNRVHSIDAMRAHLQRVVPEVRIGVAHGQMAERELAERMNEFSRGEIDMLLTTTIIESGLDIPNANTLIVDRADAFGLAQLYQLRGRVGRGAQRAYAYFFRHAQNGMTDEGRQRLETIAENTQHGAGFSVAMRDLEIRGAGDLLGVRQHGLIAAVGFHLYTRLLSKAVDDLKRVGGFGAEAGAVHITLYHPLINVDLPIEVGIPASYVSDKAMRLKLYRRLADIHDVSEIEALAEEFRDRFGPPPVEVQNLLFQLHVRVLAERTGLTTINVENKQLALRFPPPRKKDQPMDFAALFDGKPLPIGTRTSKNTVWLSNLESVDWRQRLLSLLEALVEWNTKKAGAVAPAPAETE; translated from the coding sequence ATGAACGAGATCCTGCCGCGCATCCAACGCCAGCCCGCATTCCAAGAGCTATTGGCGCGCCTGCAAACCGGCAGCCCGGGGCAATTGGGGCTGATCCGCTCGGCAAGGTTGCCAGTAGCAGCCGCTATAGCGGCTGCTACTCAGCAACCTACCCTGCTATTGAGCCAGCGGCGTGACCGAGCGCTGGCCTACTTTGAGGAGCTGGGCTTCTGGGCGCCGGCGATGGAGCGGCTGTACTTCCCTGAGCCCAGCTCGTTGTTCTACGAGAACGCGCCGTGGAGCGAAACAGCGCGGCGCGAGCGCCTTGCGGTGCTGGCGCGGCTTACCCTGCCCGCCGCAGGCGAAGGCGGCGCGCCGTTCATCACCGCCAGCGGGCGGGCGCTGATGGCGCGCACGCTGGCGCCGGCCGAATTCAGCGCGGCGGCCCAGCGCGTGCAACGCGGGGCGCGCAGCCAGCCAGCCGAGCTGGCGGCGCAGCTGGCGCGGCTGGGCTATGAGGCGGCGCAGAACGTGGTGGCGGCCGGCCAATTTGCGCGGCGCGGCGGCATTTTGGACCTGTGGCCGATGCAGGACGAGCTGCCGGCCCGCCTGGAATATTTTGGCGACGAGCTGGACAGCCTGCGCCGCTTTGACCCGGCCACCCAGCGCACGATCCATACGATTGATGACCTGCTGATCCCTCCAGCGCGCGAATACATTGCACAAGAGCCGCTGCCCGAAGGGCTGGAAGCACGTGCTTTGAATGAATTTCACATCCCCCTGCTCCACCCCGAGCCGGCTGGCCTGCTGGACTATTTGCCGCAGGATGCGCTGATCTTGATCGATGACATGGACGCCTTGCGTGAGCAGGTGAGCGAGCTGGAGACGCAGGCGCTGCAACTGCGCCAGGAGAACCTGGAAGCCGGCAGCCTGGCGGCCGAGCACCCCGCGCCGTATCTCTCGCTGTCTGAGCTGGAAGAGATGCTGGGCGAGCGCACGGTCATCGAGCTGGGGCCGACCTTGGCGATCGAGGACGCGCACAGCATCAGCGGCTTGTTCCGCCCGGGGCCGCGCTTTGGCGGCCAACTGAAGCCGATGATGGACCAGGTGGAGCGCTATCTGGATGCGGGCGATGAAGTGCTGATCGTCTCGCGGCAGACGCCGCGACTGAGCGACATGTGGGCGGAGCGCAACTACGGCGCCGGCAACCTGGCCGACCCGCAGTTCGCCGAAGGCAGCCTGGCCGAAGGCTGGAGTTTGGAATCGGCCAAGGAGCCGCGCCTGCAGCTACTGACGGATGGCGAGATCTTTGGCTGGGAGCGGCCACAGCCGCGCCGCCAGCCACGGCCAGAGAGCGCCGCTCCGGAAACGCCGTATGTGGACCTGCAGAACGAAGAGCTGGTGGTGCATATTGACCACGGCATCGGCATCTTCCGCGGCTTGGTGGAAGCCAAGATCGAAGGCAAGACGCGTGAATTTTTACGAGTGGAGTACGCCGGCGGTGACCAGCTGTATGTGCCGGTGCACCAGGCTGACCGGCTAAGCCGCTACATCGGCTCGCGCGGCGAGACGCCGACCCTGAGCCGCCTGGGCGGGCAGGAGTGGCGCAGCACGAAATCCCGCGTGCGGCGGGCGGTGGAAGCGATCGCCGAGGACCTGCTGGAGTTGTATGCCAAGCGCGAAATGGCGCAGGGGCACGCCTACCCGCCGGATACGCCCTGGCAGCACGAGCTGGAGGCCAGCTTTCCGTACGTGGAGACCGAAGACCAGCTGCGCGTGCTGGCCGAAGTGAAGCAGGACATGCAGAACCTGCGCCCGATGGACCGCCTCGTGTGCGGCGACGCGGGCTACGGCAAGACCGAGATCGCCCTGCGGGCGGCGTTCAAAGCGGTGATGGACGGCAAGCAGGTGGCGATGCTGGTGCCGACCACCGTGCTGGCGCAACAGCACTACGAGACGTTCCGCCAGCGGCTGGCAGCGTTCCCGGTGCGGATCGAGATGCTTTCGCGCTTTCGGGATGCCAAGCAGCAGCAGGACACGATCCGCAAGCTGGCGGCGGGCGACATGGACATTGTCATCGGCACGCACCGGCTGGTGCAGGCCGACGTCAAGTTCAAGGACCTGGGGCTGGTGATCATTGACGAAGAGCAGCGCTTTGGCGTGGCGCACAAAGAGCACCTCAAGAAGCTGCGCACCGAAGTGGACGTGCTGACCATGACCGCCACCCCGATCCCGCGCACGCTGTACATGGCGCTGACGGGCGTGCGGGATATTTCGACGATCAACACGCCGCCGGAAGAGCGCCTGCCGATCGTGACCCACGTTGGCCCCTACTCCGAACAGCTGGTACGGCGGGCAGTGCTGCGCGAGCTGGATCGCGGCGGGCAGATGTTCTTCGTGCATAACCGCGTGCACAGCATCGACGCCATGCGGGCACACCTGCAGCGCGTGGTGCCCGAGGTGCGCATCGGCGTGGCGCACGGCCAGATGGCCGAGCGCGAGCTGGCCGAGCGCATGAACGAATTCTCGCGGGGCGAGATCGACATGCTGCTGACCACCACCATTATTGAATCCGGCCTGGATATTCCGAACGCCAATACCCTGATCGTTGACCGAGCGGACGCGTTTGGCTTAGCGCAGCTGTACCAGCTGCGCGGGCGCGTGGGCCGTGGGGCGCAGCGGGCGTATGCGTATTTCTTCCGCCATGCGCAAAACGGTATGACCGACGAGGGCCGCCAACGCCTGGAAACGATCGCCGAGAACACGCAGCACGGCGCGGGCTTCTCGGTGGCGATGCGCGACCTCGAAATCCGCGGCGCGGGCGACCTGCTGGGCGTGCGCCAGCACGGCCTGATCGCCGCGGTGGGCTTTCATCTGTATACGCGGCTGCTCTCCAAGGCGGTGGATGACCTCAAGCGCGTCGGCGGTTTTGGCGCCGAAGCCGGCGCGGTGCATATCACCCTGTATCACCCTCTGATCAATGTGGATCTGCCCATCGAAGTCGGCATCCCGGCCAGTTATGTGAGCGACAAGGCCATGCGCCTGAAGCTGTACCGGCGACTGGCGGACATTCACGATGTGAGCGAGATCGAAGCGCTGGCGGAGGAGTTCCGTGACCGCTTCGGCCCCCCACCCGTCGAGGTGCAGAACCTGCTGTTCCAGCTGCATGTGCGCGTGCTGGCCGAGCGCACCGGGCTGACGACGATCAATGTCGAGAACAAGCAGTTGGCGCTGCGCTTCCCGCCGCCGCGCAAGAAGGACCAACCGATGGATTTTGCGGCCCTGTTTGATGGCAAACCGCTGCCCATAGGCACACGCACCAGCAAGAACACGGTCTGGCTGAGCAATCTGGAATCTGTGGATTGGCGCCAGCGGCTGCTGAGCCTGTTGGAAGCGTTGGTGGAATGGAATACGAAGAAAGCCGGCGCGGTTGCGCCGGCGCCAGCCGAGACGGAATAA
- the pth gene encoding aminoacyl-tRNA hydrolase encodes MFRKRKPKEHESNNPPYLIVGLGNPGPEYRENRHNVGFMVVDKLAEELGVKFSKVQNEAMIAQAGAGEGRVVLAKPRTYMNNSGVSVSQLVRFYKVPLEKLLVVYDDVDLPFETLRLRSEGSSGGQNGMKSIIQKLGSQEFARLRIGVSRPKGRMSTPNHVLQDFSRAERQALAFVLKRASDAVQTFINEGIVAAMNKYNGTE; translated from the coding sequence ATGTTTCGAAAGCGCAAACCGAAAGAGCACGAGAGCAACAACCCACCCTACCTGATCGTGGGCCTGGGCAACCCAGGGCCGGAGTACCGCGAGAACCGCCACAATGTGGGCTTTATGGTGGTGGATAAGCTGGCCGAGGAGCTGGGGGTCAAGTTCAGCAAGGTGCAGAACGAGGCGATGATCGCCCAGGCCGGCGCGGGCGAAGGCCGAGTGGTGCTGGCCAAGCCGCGCACATACATGAACAACTCGGGCGTTTCGGTGAGCCAGCTGGTGCGCTTCTACAAAGTGCCGCTGGAGAAGCTGCTGGTGGTGTACGACGATGTGGACCTGCCGTTCGAGACGCTGCGCTTGCGCAGCGAGGGCAGCTCCGGCGGGCAGAACGGGATGAAGTCCATCATCCAGAAGCTGGGCTCGCAGGAGTTTGCGCGCCTGCGGATTGGCGTCAGCCGGCCCAAGGGACGGATGAGCACGCCCAACCATGTGCTGCAAGACTTCTCACGCGCCGAGCGGCAGGCGTTGGCGTTCGTGCTCAAACGGGCCAGCGACGCCGTGCAAACCTTTATCAATGAGGGCATCGTGGCGGCGATGAACAAATACAACGGAACTGAATGA
- a CDS encoding roadblock/LC7 domain-containing protein — MADSRSTLIKNRLRDLQSTAPDIIASAVVTADGLSLASALPSDVEEERVAAMSAAMLSLGERIAQELQRGNMEEVYIRGDEGLVLLTAVGRDAVLTTLARSEAKLGLMLMEMRRAAADLEQYVA, encoded by the coding sequence ATGGCCGATTCGCGTTCGACACTCATCAAGAACCGCCTTCGGGATCTGCAATCCACAGCCCCAGATATCATCGCCTCCGCAGTCGTCACCGCCGACGGGCTTTCGCTTGCCTCGGCCCTGCCCTCAGACGTTGAGGAGGAGCGCGTCGCCGCCATGAGCGCCGCCATGCTCAGCCTGGGTGAGCGCATCGCCCAAGAGCTGCAACGCGGCAACATGGAAGAGGTCTACATCCGCGGCGATGAGGGCTTGGTGCTGCTTACCGCCGTCGGGCGAGATGCCGTGCTCACCACCCTGGCCCGCAGCGAGGCCAAGCTCGGCCTCATGCTGATGGAGATGCGCCGCGCCGCCGCCGACCTGGAGCAATATGTCGCATAG
- a CDS encoding CTP synthase: MTIKYIFVTGGVVSSVGKGVTTAAIGRLLKERGFKVAVQKLDPYINVDPGTMSPYQHGEVYVLNDGSETDLDLGHYERFVDINLTKVSTITTGQVYAEVIAKERRGDYLGGTIQVVPQITDEIKRRIGLVPEETGAEVVFVEVGGTVGDIESLPFIEALRQIRTDVGRENVFYIHTTWLPHIGATNELKTKPTQHSVRELRSLGISPQMIIARADKTITPDLTEKIAKFCDVDRRGVVPVPTIDVMYEIPLLLEKLGVADYIIDTLGLQAAKKPDLTAWEAISKSAHREKPPVRIALVGKYVELHDAYMSVKEALKHAGLALGVEVEIDWIHASEVEKGRGWDEIRAAHGILVPGGFDSRGIEGKIAAAQYAREHKVPYFGLCLGMQIMAIEFARNVLGYSEANSTEFDPASPYPVIDLMPDQRGIAEKGATMRLGVYPCQLEPGSLAAAAYGQPVIEERHRHRFEFNNAAREAFAEHGMRFSGVSPDNRLVEIIEVAEHPYMLGTQFHPEFLSRPTRPHPLFVAFVRAAAEQAGAQVQALVTVDSAS; this comes from the coding sequence ATGACGATCAAGTACATATTTGTTACCGGGGGCGTTGTCAGCTCCGTTGGCAAAGGCGTCACCACTGCGGCCATCGGCCGCCTCCTCAAAGAGCGCGGCTTCAAGGTCGCCGTGCAGAAACTCGACCCCTACATCAACGTTGACCCCGGCACCATGAGCCCCTACCAGCACGGCGAGGTCTACGTCCTCAACGACGGCTCCGAGACCGACCTTGACCTGGGCCACTACGAACGCTTTGTAGATATCAACCTCACCAAGGTCAGCACCATCACCACCGGCCAGGTCTATGCCGAGGTCATCGCCAAGGAGCGCCGCGGCGACTACCTCGGCGGCACGATCCAGGTGGTGCCCCAGATCACCGACGAGATCAAGCGCCGCATCGGCTTGGTACCCGAAGAGACCGGCGCCGAAGTCGTCTTCGTCGAGGTCGGCGGCACCGTCGGCGACATTGAGTCGCTGCCCTTCATCGAAGCCCTTCGCCAGATCCGCACCGATGTGGGCCGCGAGAACGTCTTCTACATCCACACCACCTGGCTGCCGCACATCGGCGCCACCAACGAGCTCAAGACCAAGCCCACCCAGCACTCCGTGCGAGAACTCCGTTCCCTCGGCATCTCGCCGCAGATGATCATTGCCCGCGCCGACAAAACCATCACGCCCGATCTGACCGAGAAGATCGCCAAGTTCTGCGATGTCGACCGCCGCGGCGTGGTGCCGGTGCCCACCATCGACGTGATGTACGAGATCCCGCTCCTGCTCGAGAAGCTGGGCGTGGCCGACTACATCATCGATACCCTCGGCCTGCAGGCCGCCAAAAAGCCCGACCTCACCGCCTGGGAGGCCATCAGCAAGTCGGCCCACCGTGAGAAGCCGCCCGTGCGCATCGCCCTCGTGGGCAAATACGTGGAGCTGCACGACGCTTACATGAGCGTCAAAGAGGCCCTCAAGCACGCCGGCCTCGCCCTCGGTGTGGAGGTCGAAATCGACTGGATCCACGCCAGCGAGGTGGAGAAGGGCCGCGGCTGGGATGAGATCCGCGCCGCTCACGGCATCCTGGTGCCCGGCGGCTTTGACAGCCGCGGCATCGAGGGCAAGATCGCCGCGGCCCAGTACGCCCGCGAGCATAAGGTGCCGTACTTCGGCCTGTGCCTGGGCATGCAGATCATGGCCATCGAGTTTGCCCGCAACGTGCTGGGCTACAGCGAGGCCAACTCCACCGAATTCGACCCGGCTTCGCCGTACCCGGTCATCGACCTGATGCCTGACCAGCGTGGCATCGCCGAGAAGGGCGCCACCATGCGCCTGGGCGTGTACCCCTGCCAGTTGGAGCCCGGCAGCCTGGCCGCCGCGGCCTACGGCCAGCCCGTGATCGAGGAGCGCCACCGCCACCGCTTCGAGTTCAACAACGCCGCCCGTGAAGCCTTCGCCGAGCACGGAATGCGCTTCTCGGGCGTCTCGCCCGACAACCGCCTGGTCGAGATCATCGAGGTGGCCGAGCACCCGTACATGCTCGGCACCCAGTTCCACCCGGAGTTCCTCTCGCGCCCCACGCGCCCACACCCACTGTTCGTCGCCTTCGTGCGCGCCGCCGCCGAGCAGGCCGGCGCCCAGGTGCAGGCGCTCGTCACTGTAGATAGCGCCAGCTAG
- the eno gene encoding phosphopyruvate hydratase, whose translation MSNINIASIHARQILDSRGNPTVEVDVRLADGSLGRAAVPSGASTGIHEALELRDGDKSRYLGKSVTQAVANVNGLIAAALAGHDAADQAALDAAMFALDGTPNKAKLGANAILGVSLAAAKAAAVSSGQPLYRYLGGPEATLLPVPMLNILNGGAHTGWESTDFQEFMVMPFGAPSFSEGLRWGVEVYHSLRAILKAQGYSTLVGDEGGFAPALKSNVEAIELVLLAIEKAGYTAGDQISIALDPATSELFDDAKQDYFLRKENRRLSSDEMVAFWSDWAAQYPIVSIEDGMAQEDWAGWKALTAAIGSKVQLVGDDLVVTNPKLIERAIAEKAANALLAKVNQIGSLSETVEAVRLCQAAGWGTVCSHRSGETEDSTIADLAVAYRFGQIKTGAPARADRTAKFNQLLRIEEELGSAAEYAGWAAIGR comes from the coding sequence ATGTCCAATATCAACATCGCCTCCATCCACGCACGCCAAATCCTCGACTCGCGCGGCAACCCTACCGTCGAAGTCGATGTCCGCCTTGCAGACGGCAGCCTCGGCCGCGCCGCAGTCCCCTCCGGCGCCTCCACCGGCATCCACGAGGCGCTCGAGCTGCGTGATGGAGACAAGTCGCGCTACCTCGGCAAATCCGTCACCCAGGCCGTCGCCAACGTCAACGGCCTTATCGCCGCCGCCCTGGCCGGCCATGACGCGGCCGACCAGGCCGCCCTTGATGCGGCCATGTTCGCCCTCGACGGCACGCCCAACAAAGCCAAGCTCGGCGCCAACGCCATCCTCGGTGTCAGCCTGGCTGCGGCCAAAGCCGCCGCTGTAAGCAGCGGCCAGCCGCTGTACCGTTACCTCGGCGGCCCCGAGGCCACGCTGCTGCCCGTCCCGATGCTCAACATCCTCAACGGCGGCGCTCACACCGGCTGGGAATCGACCGACTTCCAGGAATTTATGGTGATGCCCTTCGGCGCGCCCAGCTTCAGCGAAGGCCTGCGCTGGGGCGTCGAGGTCTATCACAGCCTGCGCGCCATCCTCAAGGCGCAGGGCTACAGCACCCTGGTGGGCGACGAGGGCGGCTTCGCCCCGGCCCTCAAGAGCAACGTCGAAGCCATCGAGCTGGTGCTGCTGGCCATCGAGAAGGCCGGCTACACCGCGGGCGACCAGATCAGCATCGCCCTTGACCCGGCCACCAGCGAGCTGTTCGACGACGCCAAGCAAGACTATTTCCTACGCAAAGAGAACCGTCGCCTTAGCAGCGACGAGATGGTGGCCTTCTGGTCCGACTGGGCCGCGCAGTACCCCATCGTCTCCATCGAAGACGGCATGGCGCAGGAAGACTGGGCCGGATGGAAAGCGCTCACCGCCGCCATCGGCAGCAAGGTGCAGCTGGTGGGCGACGACCTGGTGGTCACCAATCCCAAGCTGATCGAGCGCGCCATCGCCGAGAAGGCGGCCAATGCCCTGTTGGCAAAGGTCAATCAAATCGGCTCGCTGAGCGAGACGGTGGAAGCCGTGCGCCTGTGCCAAGCCGCCGGCTGGGGCACCGTGTGCTCGCACCGCTCCGGCGAGACCGAAGACAGCACCATCGCCGATCTGGCCGTAGCGTACCGCTTCGGCCAGATCAAAACCGGCGCCCCCGCCCGCGCCGACCGCACCGCCAAGTTCAATCAGCTCCTGCGCATCGAGGAGGAGCTGGGCTCTGCCGCCGAGTACGCGGGCTGGGCGGCGATTGGGCGGTAG
- a CDS encoding serine/threonine protein kinase, with translation MAFLFPIERARNFFPDLEFVAPLTPSQQKAAFLVRDSEGLELCLKIISPDYQAERLQRELIALQKLDHPNIVRFREYALTIKSGVTLNYMIEEYIKGNDLTDLLGQEHIWDANRATKFFAELFRGLAALYHEGIVHRDLKPSNIRVRENTSPVIIDFGLARHLNLTDLTRTEEGAGFGTPKYFAPEQFVGTKYDIDHRTDLYATGLLLYEALTGVHPYWKADMSMSDLREAALRSDEFLKNPAFLTLPNNITLLVSRLLAKERVNRPSNANLAARIILKGR, from the coding sequence ATGGCCTTCCTTTTTCCGATTGAACGTGCTAGGAATTTTTTTCCAGATCTCGAATTTGTTGCTCCCTTGACGCCAAGTCAACAAAAGGCAGCGTTCCTGGTTCGCGACTCCGAAGGCCTAGAGCTCTGCCTAAAAATCATTTCTCCAGACTATCAGGCCGAGAGGCTTCAAAGAGAGTTGATTGCTCTTCAGAAGTTAGATCACCCCAATATTGTTCGTTTTAGAGAGTATGCCCTAACTATCAAGTCAGGAGTTACTCTTAATTATATGATTGAAGAGTATATAAAGGGAAACGATCTAACCGATCTCTTGGGGCAAGAACATATATGGGATGCCAACAGGGCTACTAAATTCTTTGCCGAACTTTTTCGCGGCCTGGCCGCACTCTACCACGAAGGTATAGTTCATAGGGACTTGAAACCTTCAAACATACGAGTAAGAGAAAATACTTCCCCTGTAATTATTGATTTCGGTCTTGCTCGACACTTGAACTTGACTGACCTGACAAGAACCGAAGAGGGAGCTGGTTTTGGTACACCAAAGTATTTTGCTCCTGAACAGTTTGTGGGTACCAAGTATGATATTGACCATAGAACTGACTTGTATGCGACGGGGTTGTTGTTGTATGAAGCTCTAACTGGTGTCCATCCTTATTGGAAAGCTGATATGTCAATGAGCGACCTTAGAGAGGCAGCTCTCCGTTCAGATGAATTTCTTAAAAATCCGGCATTTTTGACTCTTCCTAACAATATTACTTTGTTGGTATCCAGATTGCTGGCCAAGGAACGAGTAAACAGGCCAAGTAATGCCAATTTAGCAGCAAGAATTATTTTAAAAGGCAGGTAA
- the rpsD gene encoding 30S ribosomal protein S4 → MKESKVKRSRALGIPLTPKAIKVMERRPNPPGQHGSQNQWRRSSDYKLQLLQKQRLRHQYNIREAQMRGYMEKASRSKGRTPEMLITLLESRLDALVLRSGFARTIYAARQFVSHRHITVNGERINIPSYSVKPGDVIAVHEKSRQIPAFTEALESIGNIPPYLDVDKKNMAAKYVRLPELQEVPIICEVNQVVEYYSR, encoded by the coding sequence ATGAAGGAATCGAAGGTAAAACGCTCTCGGGCGCTGGGCATCCCCCTGACCCCGAAGGCCATCAAAGTCATGGAGCGCCGGCCGAACCCGCCCGGCCAGCACGGCAGCCAGAACCAGTGGCGCCGCAGCTCTGACTATAAGCTGCAACTGCTGCAGAAGCAGCGCCTGCGCCACCAGTACAACATTCGTGAAGCGCAGATGCGCGGCTACATGGAGAAGGCTTCGCGCTCCAAGGGCCGCACGCCTGAAATGCTGATCACGCTGCTGGAATCTCGCCTGGATGCGCTGGTGCTGCGCTCTGGCTTCGCCCGCACGATCTATGCGGCCCGCCAGTTCGTCTCGCACCGTCACATCACGGTGAACGGGGAGCGCATCAACATTCCGTCGTACTCGGTGAAGCCGGGCGACGTGATCGCCGTGCACGAGAAGAGCCGCCAGATCCCGGCGTTCACTGAGGCGCTGGAGAGCATTGGCAACATTCCGCCGTATCTGGACGTGGACAAAAAGAACATGGCGGCGAAGTATGTGCGCCTGCCCGAGCTGCAGGAAGTGCCGATCATTTGTGAAGTGAACCAGGTGGTTGAGTACTACTCCCGCTAG
- the recA gene encoding recombinase RecA — protein sequence MAAQKEHNDEKIKVLQKTLGEITKRYGEGSIMRLGEAHGMAVEAIPTSSLSLDIALGVGGIPRGRVTEIYGPESSGKTTLCQHIVAEVQKRGGTAAFIDMEHALDPNYAAKCGVDIEKLLVAQPDTGEQALEIAEALVRSGAIDLVVIDSVAALVPRSEIEGDMGDATMGMQARLMSQALRKMSGVIKQTNTAVVFTNQLRQKIGVMFGNPETTTGGMALKFYASVRMDVRRIQSIKTGQDVVGNRTRVRVVKNKVAAPFQVAEFDIMYNEGISKSGDLLDLAVNYEIVAKRGSFYNYGDDRLGQGRETAKDYLRDHPEVADVIEQQIREKVLTQEPSAYAEPDESLAFEPAEAELEAVEA from the coding sequence ATGGCCGCTCAAAAAGAACACAACGACGAAAAGATCAAGGTCCTCCAAAAGACCCTGGGTGAGATCACCAAACGCTACGGCGAGGGCAGCATCATGCGCCTCGGCGAAGCCCACGGCATGGCCGTCGAAGCCATCCCCACCAGCTCCCTCTCGCTCGATATCGCCCTCGGCGTCGGCGGCATCCCCCGCGGCCGCGTCACCGAGATCTACGGCCCCGAATCCTCCGGCAAGACCACCCTCTGCCAGCACATCGTCGCCGAGGTGCAGAAGCGCGGCGGCACCGCCGCCTTCATTGACATGGAGCACGCCCTCGATCCCAACTATGCCGCCAAATGCGGCGTGGACATCGAGAAGCTGCTCGTCGCCCAGCCTGACACCGGCGAGCAAGCCCTCGAGATCGCCGAAGCCCTCGTGCGCTCCGGCGCCATTGACCTCGTCGTGATCGACTCGGTCGCCGCCCTGGTCCCCCGCTCTGAGATCGAGGGCGACATGGGCGACGCCACCATGGGCATGCAGGCCCGCCTCATGTCGCAGGCCTTGCGCAAGATGTCCGGCGTCATCAAGCAGACCAATACCGCCGTCGTCTTCACCAACCAGCTGCGCCAGAAGATCGGCGTCATGTTCGGCAACCCCGAAACCACCACCGGCGGCATGGCCCTCAAGTTCTACGCCTCCGTGCGTATGGATGTGCGCCGCATCCAGTCCATCAAGACCGGGCAGGATGTCGTCGGCAACCGCACGCGTGTGCGCGTCGTCAAGAACAAGGTTGCCGCACCCTTCCAGGTCGCCGAATTTGACATTATGTATAATGAAGGCATCTCCAAGAGCGGAGACCTGCTCGACTTAGCGGTCAACTACGAGATCGTCGCCAAGCGCGGCTCCTTCTACAACTACGGTGACGACCGCCTGGGCCAGGGCCGCGAAACGGCCAAGGATTACCTGCGAGATCACCCCGAAGTAGCCGACGTCATCGAACAGCAGATCCGCGAGAAAGTGCTCACCCAAGAACCCAGCGCCTATGCCGAGCCAGACGAAAGCCTCGCCTTTGAACCCGCCGAAGCAGAACTCGAGGCCGTTGAAGCGTAG
- a CDS encoding YbaK/EbsC family protein has protein sequence MRAPTNATAIAFQDTIRHHGLPGQVVEFEITTRTAADAAAAIGCQLGQIVKSLIFRSAEDEAVIILTSGCNRVDEALVAQATGATLGKADADFVRNLTGYAIGGVPPFGYSHPAHTYIDEDLLQYAEVWAAAGTPHAVFPLPPDALVRISGGKLLRVHG, from the coding sequence ATGCGCGCCCCAACCAACGCCACCGCCATCGCATTCCAGGACACTATTCGCCACCACGGCCTGCCCGGCCAAGTGGTCGAGTTCGAGATCACCACCCGCACCGCAGCTGATGCGGCTGCCGCCATCGGCTGCCAGCTGGGCCAGATCGTCAAATCGCTCATCTTCCGCTCTGCGGAAGATGAGGCTGTCATCATCCTGACCAGCGGCTGCAACCGGGTAGACGAGGCCCTGGTGGCCCAGGCCACCGGCGCCACCCTTGGCAAGGCTGACGCCGACTTCGTGCGCAACCTGACCGGCTACGCCATCGGCGGCGTGCCGCCCTTCGGTTACAGCCACCCGGCGCACACCTATATTGACGAGGACCTGCTGCAGTACGCCGAGGTGTGGGCGGCCGCCGGCACCCCGCACGCGGTGTTCCCGCTGCCGCCGGATGCGCTGGTGCGCATCAGCGGCGGCAAGCTGCTACGCGTGCATGGCTAG